GACGGAGTTAGTATTTTATTCGACCCGCTAGTCTTAAAGCGGCTGATTTTCGAGGGGCTGTGGATGAGCGTGCAGATTTCGGCCATCTCGATCGCCATCTCTCTTGTTTTGGGCACGTTTTTGGGCGTGGCTATGAGCTCGAAAAACAAATTTATCTTTTTCGTGCTCAAAATTTGTCTCGAAATCGTACGTATAATGCCTCAAATCGTCTGGCTATTTTTGTTTTACTACGGTGCAAGCAAGGCGTTTGGGCTTGATATCTCTAAATTTAACGCCTCGCTCATCGTATTTAGCTTGTGGGGCGTGTTTGAGATGATGGATATCGTGCGCGGCGCGATCGTCTCGATACCGCGGCATCAGTTTGAAAGCGCGGCGGCTCTGGCGCTTAGCAAGACTCAAATTTATCTTTACGTTGTGATCCCGCTAGCCACGCGCCGTCTAGTGCCTGCCGGCGTAAATTTACTAAGCCGTATCATCAAAACCACCCCGATCGTCGCTCTCATAGGCGTACCCGACCTGCTAAAAGTCGGACAGCAAACGATCGAAGCCGCAAGCTTAACGGCAAACCCGACCGTGCCGTTTTGGATATACGGCTTTATATTTTTATTATATTTTCTCGTCTGCTATCCTATCTCAAAACTATCCAAGATACTTGAAAACAGATGGGCATAAGGAATCAAATGAGCGAAATTTTAAAACTCTCAAATTTAAGCAAATCTTACGGCGACTTGCAGGTGCTAAAAGGCATCGACCTTAGCGTAAAAAACGGCGAAGTAGTCGTGATCCTAGGACCGTCAGGATGCGGCAAAAGCACGACCCTGCGCTGCATAAACGGCCTTGAGCCCTTTGACGGCGGACAGATAGAGATAGCTGGCGAAAAGATCGACAAAGACTACAAAGACTGGATAAAAATCCGCCAAAAAGTGGGCATGGTTTTTCAAAACTACGAGCTGTTTGACCATATGAACGTCATCGAAAACATCGTGCTAGGCCCGGTAAAAGCGCAAAAAAGAAGCCGCGAAGAGGTCGAAAAAGAAGCCGAAGCATGGCTAGAAAAAGTTGGCCTAAAACATAAAAAATACGCCTATCCAAAGGAGCTTAGCGGCGGACAAAAGCAGCGTATCGCCATCGTGCGAGCGCTTTGCATGAGGCCAGAGATCATGCTCTTTGACGAGATAACAGCCTCGCTAGACCCCGAGATCGTGCGCGAGGTGCTAGACGTCGTCATAAACCTCGCAAAAGAGGGCATGACGATGCTAATCGTAACGCACGAGATGGGCTTTGCGCGCTCGGTGGCAAATCGCATCGTTTTCATGGATGAGGGCAAGATCGTCGAGGAGAGCGAACCGGAGGCGTTTTTCACGCATCCAAAAAGCGAACGCGCGAAGAAATTTTTAAATTTATTTTCGTTCTAAGAGGTTTTAAATTTAATGTTTTTAGGCTAAATTTGAGAGCTTTTCGTCAAATTTAGCTGTTAAGCTCTTGCGCTTTAGTTAAATTCAAATAACTTAGATTTAACATCCTAACTCTAACTCAAATTTACGCAAAATAACGAGCCCAAATTTGATCCGCTAGCCATTTCTTAAATTTAA
This region of Campylobacter showae CSUNSWCD genomic DNA includes:
- a CDS encoding amino acid ABC transporter ATP-binding protein; its protein translation is MSEILKLSNLSKSYGDLQVLKGIDLSVKNGEVVVILGPSGCGKSTTLRCINGLEPFDGGQIEIAGEKIDKDYKDWIKIRQKVGMVFQNYELFDHMNVIENIVLGPVKAQKRSREEVEKEAEAWLEKVGLKHKKYAYPKELSGGQKQRIAIVRALCMRPEIMLFDEITASLDPEIVREVLDVVINLAKEGMTMLIVTHEMGFARSVANRIVFMDEGKIVEESEPEAFFTHPKSERAKKFLNLFSF
- a CDS encoding amino acid ABC transporter permease codes for the protein MDGVSILFDPLVLKRLIFEGLWMSVQISAISIAISLVLGTFLGVAMSSKNKFIFFVLKICLEIVRIMPQIVWLFLFYYGASKAFGLDISKFNASLIVFSLWGVFEMMDIVRGAIVSIPRHQFESAAALALSKTQIYLYVVIPLATRRLVPAGVNLLSRIIKTTPIVALIGVPDLLKVGQQTIEAASLTANPTVPFWIYGFIFLLYFLVCYPISKLSKILENRWA